One Labrus mixtus chromosome 22, fLabMix1.1, whole genome shotgun sequence genomic window carries:
- the hgfa gene encoding hepatocyte growth factor a isoform X1, with amino-acid sequence MRTNVWIYQALVCVVVTILDTGFCKRTHQSLQKYEKTEHHMLVCLDCPQRTMVRNSRSHEHCARKCKKVKKNFSCRAFNFQRHNRKCHLLPFDRFTHGAQKQANVNFTLYEKKDYIRECIIGTKDNYRGRRSWTKSNITCQAWSDNIINEHTFYPDRYPTQDLRENFCRNPNNDPGGPWCYTTDPNVRAEECGIPKCSEETCMTCNGEDYRGKMDHTESGKECQRWDSTRPHKHHFQPKKYRDKDLKDNYCRNPDNRLRPWCFTMDPKTPWEYCNMTVCGNDSDSSEETYVNVTTSCVQGKGTDYRGTMNVTPEGVTCQRWDSQFPHNHSFLPQNFKCNMCMCHRDLRENYCRNPDGADYPWCFTTDPNQRIANCTHVPRCDADATQKIDCYEDNGEAYRGTLSITRSGIPCAEWSHHINSGDSHSTESHVGLESNYCRNPDRDKHGPWCYTNPNNRLVWDYCKLKHCESATVAPQANQTLTKPKISCFVHINTRIVGGHQVRGTDGSWVVSIQREKVHLCGGSLIRENWVLTDQQCFTSCVPDLRDYSVQVGLRHLNESSNHPRLRISRLICGPEGSNLVMLKLADPAPVSEGASTIHLPVKECHIPEGTNCTMYGWGETKNSGHDEVLNSVTMPMVDNDMCSQIKGDAGESRICAGGRRGEGICDKDNGGPLVCQEHERKVIVGVSIQRAKCASSQPALFVNVAFYSEWIYKVFRLYPNFERN; translated from the exons ATGAGGACAAACGTATGGATATACCAAGCTTTGGTGTGTGTAGTGGTCACTATATTGGATACAG GGTTTTGCAAAAGGACTCATCAGTCATTACAGAAATATGAAAAGACCGAGCATCACATGCTGGTTTGCCTGGATTGTCCTCAGCGGACGATGGTGCGAAACAGTCGATCACACGAGCACTGCGCCCGCAAGTGCAAGAAGGTCAAGAAGAACTTCAGCTGCAG GGCTTTCAACTTTCAACGACACAACAGGAAATGCCACTTGCTTCCCTTTGACCGTTTCACCCATGGTGCACAGAAGCAGGCCAATGTCAATTTTactttgtatgaaaaaaaag ATTATATAAGGGAGTGCATCATCGGCACCAAGGACAACTACAGAGGCAGGAGGTCATGGACAAAGTCAAACATCACTTGCCAAGCGTGGTCAGATAACATCATTAATGAGCACAC GTTTTATCCTGATAGGTACCCAACGCAAGACCTGAGGGAGAACTTCTGTCGGAATCCTAACAACGATCCTGGTGGTCCATGGTGTTACACCACTGACCCAAATGTACGAGCCGAAGAGTGTGGCATACCCAAATGCTCAGAAG AAACCTGTATGACATGTAATGGGGAAGATTACCGGGGCAAAATGGATCATACAGAGAGTGGCAAAGAGTGCCAGAGATGGGACTCCACAAGACCTCACAAACACCACTTCCAGCCCAAAAA GTATCGAGACAAAGATTTAAAGGACAACTACTGTCGTAACCCAGATAATCGTCTTCGCCCCTGGTGCTTCACCATGGATCCCAAAACTCCGTGGGAGTACTGTAACATGACTGTGTGTGGTAATG aCTCTGACTCAAGTGAGGAGACATATGTCAACGTAACTACGTCCTGTGTCCAGGGAAAGGGCACCGATTACCGCGGCACAATGAATGTGACTCCAGAGGGTGTGACATGTCAGCGCTGGGACTCCCAGTTTCCCCACAACCACTCGTTTCTTCCTCAGAACTTCAAATGCAA tatgtgtatgtgtcacaGGGACCTCAGAGAGAACTACTGCCGCAACCCTGATGGTGCAGATTACCCATGGTGCTTCACTACAGATCCTAATCAGAGGATAGCCAACTGTACACATGTCCCCAGGTGTGATGCTGACGCCACACAAAAAATAG ACTGTTATGAAGACAATGGAGAGGCATACCGGGGCACTTTATCCATAACCCGATCAGGAATTCCATGTGCAGAATGGTCACATCACATAAACAG tgGGGATTCTCACTCTACAGAATCCCATGTGGGGCTGGAGAGCAACTACTGCCGGAACCCAGACCGGGACAAACATGGCCCCTGGTGTTACACCAATCCAAATAATCGTTTGGTCTGGGACTACTGCAAGCTGAAGCACT GTGAATCAGCTACAGTGGCTCCTCAAGCAAACCAAA CTCTTACAAAGCCCAAGATATCGTGCTTTGTGCATATAAACACCAGGATTGTTGGAGGACACCAGGTGAGAGGAACAGACGGCAGCTGGGTCGTAAGCATCCAAAGAGA GAAGGTTCATTTGTGTGGCGGCTCGCTGATCAGAGAAAACTGGGTTTTAACGGACCAACAGTGCTTCACCTCCTG TGTTCCAGATCTCAGAGATTACAGTGTGCAGGTTGGTCTGCGTCACCTTAATGAATCCTCAAACCACCCGAGGCTACGGATCTCTCGCCTGATCTGTGGCCCTGAAGGATCCAACCTGGTTATGCTGAAGCTAGCAGA TCCTGCCCCTGTGTCTGAAGGTGCCTCCACCATTCACCTCCCAGTCAAAGAGTGTCACATCCCTGAAGGCACCAACTGCACCATGTATGGATGGGGGGAAACCAAAA ATTCTGGACACGATGAGGTGCTGAACTCTGTGACCATGCCTATGGTGGATAATGACATGTGCTCACAAATCAAAGGGGATGCTGGGGAGAGCAGAATATGTGCCGGCGGCAGGAGGGGGGAAGGCATTTGTGAT AAAGACAACGGTGGTCCTTTAGTTTGCCAGGAACATGAGCGCAAAGTCATCGTCGGCGTGAGCATCCAAAGAGCAAAATGCGCCTCATCGCAGCCGGCACTTTTCGTTAACGTTGCCTTCTACTCTGAGTGGATATACAAAGTGTTCAGACTCTACCCCAACTTCGAGAGGAACTGA
- the hgfa gene encoding hepatocyte growth factor a isoform X2, whose protein sequence is MRTNVWIYQALVCVVVTILDTGFCKRTHQSLQKYEKTEHHMLVCLDCPQRTMVRNSRSHEHCARKCKKVKKNFSCRAFNFQRHNRKCHLLPFDRFTHGAQKQANVNFTLYEKKDYIRECIIGTKDNYRGRRSWTKSNITCQAWSDNIINEHTFYPDRYPTQDLRENFCRNPNNDPGGPWCYTTDPNVRAEECGIPKCSEETCMTCNGEDYRGKMDHTESGKECQRWDSTRPHKHHFQPKKYRDKDLKDNYCRNPDNRLRPWCFTMDPKTPWEYCNMTVCGNDSDSSEETYVNVTTSCVQGKGTDYRGTMNVTPEGVTCQRWDSQFPHNHSFLPQNFKCKDLRENYCRNPDGADYPWCFTTDPNQRIANCTHVPRCDADATQKIDCYEDNGEAYRGTLSITRSGIPCAEWSHHINSGDSHSTESHVGLESNYCRNPDRDKHGPWCYTNPNNRLVWDYCKLKHCESATVAPQANQTLTKPKISCFVHINTRIVGGHQVRGTDGSWVVSIQREKVHLCGGSLIRENWVLTDQQCFTSCVPDLRDYSVQVGLRHLNESSNHPRLRISRLICGPEGSNLVMLKLADPAPVSEGASTIHLPVKECHIPEGTNCTMYGWGETKNSGHDEVLNSVTMPMVDNDMCSQIKGDAGESRICAGGRRGEGICDKDNGGPLVCQEHERKVIVGVSIQRAKCASSQPALFVNVAFYSEWIYKVFRLYPNFERN, encoded by the exons ATGAGGACAAACGTATGGATATACCAAGCTTTGGTGTGTGTAGTGGTCACTATATTGGATACAG GGTTTTGCAAAAGGACTCATCAGTCATTACAGAAATATGAAAAGACCGAGCATCACATGCTGGTTTGCCTGGATTGTCCTCAGCGGACGATGGTGCGAAACAGTCGATCACACGAGCACTGCGCCCGCAAGTGCAAGAAGGTCAAGAAGAACTTCAGCTGCAG GGCTTTCAACTTTCAACGACACAACAGGAAATGCCACTTGCTTCCCTTTGACCGTTTCACCCATGGTGCACAGAAGCAGGCCAATGTCAATTTTactttgtatgaaaaaaaag ATTATATAAGGGAGTGCATCATCGGCACCAAGGACAACTACAGAGGCAGGAGGTCATGGACAAAGTCAAACATCACTTGCCAAGCGTGGTCAGATAACATCATTAATGAGCACAC GTTTTATCCTGATAGGTACCCAACGCAAGACCTGAGGGAGAACTTCTGTCGGAATCCTAACAACGATCCTGGTGGTCCATGGTGTTACACCACTGACCCAAATGTACGAGCCGAAGAGTGTGGCATACCCAAATGCTCAGAAG AAACCTGTATGACATGTAATGGGGAAGATTACCGGGGCAAAATGGATCATACAGAGAGTGGCAAAGAGTGCCAGAGATGGGACTCCACAAGACCTCACAAACACCACTTCCAGCCCAAAAA GTATCGAGACAAAGATTTAAAGGACAACTACTGTCGTAACCCAGATAATCGTCTTCGCCCCTGGTGCTTCACCATGGATCCCAAAACTCCGTGGGAGTACTGTAACATGACTGTGTGTGGTAATG aCTCTGACTCAAGTGAGGAGACATATGTCAACGTAACTACGTCCTGTGTCCAGGGAAAGGGCACCGATTACCGCGGCACAATGAATGTGACTCCAGAGGGTGTGACATGTCAGCGCTGGGACTCCCAGTTTCCCCACAACCACTCGTTTCTTCCTCAGAACTTCAAATGCAA GGACCTCAGAGAGAACTACTGCCGCAACCCTGATGGTGCAGATTACCCATGGTGCTTCACTACAGATCCTAATCAGAGGATAGCCAACTGTACACATGTCCCCAGGTGTGATGCTGACGCCACACAAAAAATAG ACTGTTATGAAGACAATGGAGAGGCATACCGGGGCACTTTATCCATAACCCGATCAGGAATTCCATGTGCAGAATGGTCACATCACATAAACAG tgGGGATTCTCACTCTACAGAATCCCATGTGGGGCTGGAGAGCAACTACTGCCGGAACCCAGACCGGGACAAACATGGCCCCTGGTGTTACACCAATCCAAATAATCGTTTGGTCTGGGACTACTGCAAGCTGAAGCACT GTGAATCAGCTACAGTGGCTCCTCAAGCAAACCAAA CTCTTACAAAGCCCAAGATATCGTGCTTTGTGCATATAAACACCAGGATTGTTGGAGGACACCAGGTGAGAGGAACAGACGGCAGCTGGGTCGTAAGCATCCAAAGAGA GAAGGTTCATTTGTGTGGCGGCTCGCTGATCAGAGAAAACTGGGTTTTAACGGACCAACAGTGCTTCACCTCCTG TGTTCCAGATCTCAGAGATTACAGTGTGCAGGTTGGTCTGCGTCACCTTAATGAATCCTCAAACCACCCGAGGCTACGGATCTCTCGCCTGATCTGTGGCCCTGAAGGATCCAACCTGGTTATGCTGAAGCTAGCAGA TCCTGCCCCTGTGTCTGAAGGTGCCTCCACCATTCACCTCCCAGTCAAAGAGTGTCACATCCCTGAAGGCACCAACTGCACCATGTATGGATGGGGGGAAACCAAAA ATTCTGGACACGATGAGGTGCTGAACTCTGTGACCATGCCTATGGTGGATAATGACATGTGCTCACAAATCAAAGGGGATGCTGGGGAGAGCAGAATATGTGCCGGCGGCAGGAGGGGGGAAGGCATTTGTGAT AAAGACAACGGTGGTCCTTTAGTTTGCCAGGAACATGAGCGCAAAGTCATCGTCGGCGTGAGCATCCAAAGAGCAAAATGCGCCTCATCGCAGCCGGCACTTTTCGTTAACGTTGCCTTCTACTCTGAGTGGATATACAAAGTGTTCAGACTCTACCCCAACTTCGAGAGGAACTGA